A single genomic interval of Acidobacteriota bacterium harbors:
- a CDS encoding S9 family peptidase: protein MMRRLTGGFAAVLVLCIVLAAPQWARGQEEAKSLLSKMKYVPDISTFMQIGYASPTGYTWDGETVFFTSSLSGATQVYRLTKEGWPYQLTTFEDGIDFFSLSWGGDLAIVGASVGGSEDAQLYLMDTETGRIHQLTDLSRVRFGSIIWAKDDQSIFYRSNQENGTDFFIYRMDIGSGDAVKVFGDTTTVRGWNGLGDISQDGNKLIVYHFSSNIDDDLYLVDVPTGEYQKLNQDDKDVMYDSPTLMPDNRTIWLLCNDNEDGILRLAKMKVGSPKVQFIDDGWIDPRWEVDGLLVSRDYKYMVARVNEEGYARMKIREVESGRELPSPPLEGQLGGGQFDKRGNCLISFNGPARTSDVWRWSPATGDLTQLTFSSYAGIDRGLFTDPQLVHYKSFDGLEIPAFLYLPPGYTPGEPIPFIVDAHGGPEGQFRPTFARNVQYLILNGYGILAPNPRGSSGYGLEYMNLDNYKNRKNSLKDYKAGVEWLIENGYTKQGMIGIRGGSYGGYVVLGMITEYPDMFSAGVDAVGIANFKTFLENTREYRRALREAEYGPLSDPEFLAEISPIHKADLIKTPLLVVHGENDPRVPIGEARQIIQAITDNGGVVDSLIFRDEGHGSGKRVNIIEEYRKQVAFFDEHLKGIKPQMTKE, encoded by the coding sequence ATGATGAGACGTTTGACCGGGGGTTTTGCTGCAGTGCTCGTGCTCTGCATAGTGCTGGCAGCCCCGCAGTGGGCTCGGGGCCAGGAGGAAGCGAAATCGCTTCTCAGCAAAATGAAGTATGTCCCCGATATCAGCACCTTCATGCAGATCGGCTATGCCAGCCCGACCGGATACACGTGGGATGGCGAGACCGTTTTCTTCACCTCGTCCCTGTCCGGAGCGACACAAGTGTATCGTCTCACGAAAGAAGGCTGGCCGTACCAACTGACCACCTTCGAAGATGGGATAGACTTTTTCAGCCTGTCATGGGGCGGCGACCTAGCTATCGTTGGTGCCTCCGTGGGCGGCTCGGAGGACGCGCAACTGTACCTGATGGACACCGAAACGGGCCGGATTCACCAGTTGACCGATCTCTCTCGCGTGAGGTTCGGATCGATAATCTGGGCCAAGGACGATCAGTCCATCTTCTACCGGTCCAACCAGGAAAACGGCACGGACTTCTTCATTTACCGCATGGATATCGGGAGCGGAGATGCAGTCAAGGTATTCGGGGACACAACCACCGTTCGCGGCTGGAACGGCCTGGGCGACATTTCCCAGGACGGCAACAAGCTGATTGTCTATCACTTCTCCTCGAATATAGACGACGACCTGTACCTCGTCGACGTGCCGACCGGGGAATATCAGAAGCTGAACCAGGACGACAAGGACGTGATGTACGACAGTCCAACCCTGATGCCGGACAACAGGACAATCTGGCTGCTGTGCAACGACAACGAGGACGGTATCCTTCGCCTGGCAAAGATGAAGGTAGGCTCCCCCAAGGTGCAGTTTATCGATGACGGCTGGATCGATCCCAGGTGGGAGGTGGACGGCCTTCTCGTGTCGCGTGACTACAAATACATGGTGGCACGTGTCAACGAGGAAGGCTACGCGCGAATGAAGATTCGTGAGGTGGAGTCCGGCCGGGAACTGCCCTCGCCGCCCCTTGAGGGCCAGCTGGGAGGCGGGCAGTTCGATAAGCGCGGCAACTGCCTTATTTCGTTCAACGGTCCTGCGCGCACGTCCGACGTCTGGCGGTGGAGCCCCGCAACCGGGGATCTTACCCAGTTGACCTTTTCCAGCTATGCGGGGATCGACCGAGGGCTGTTCACGGACCCGCAGCTTGTCCACTACAAGAGTTTTGACGGCCTGGAAATACCGGCCTTCCTGTACCTTCCGCCCGGGTACACTCCCGGCGAGCCTATTCCGTTCATCGTTGACGCCCACGGCGGTCCGGAGGGTCAGTTCAGGCCGACTTTTGCCAGAAACGTCCAGTACCTGATCCTCAACGGGTACGGCATCCTGGCCCCTAATCCGCGCGGCTCAAGCGGCTACGGCCTGGAATACATGAATCTGGACAACTACAAGAACCGGAAGAACTCTCTTAAGGACTACAAAGCCGGCGTAGAGTGGCTTATCGAAAACGGGTACACCAAGCAGGGAATGATCGGTATTCGCGGCGGATCTTACGGCGGCTACGTCGTCCTCGGTATGATCACCGAGTACCCCGACATGTTCTCCGCGGGAGTGGACGCCGTTGGCATTGCCAACTTCAAGACCTTCCTGGAGAATACCCGTGAGTACCGGCGTGCCCTGCGCGAGGCCGAGTACGGTCCCCTGAGCGATCCCGAGTTCCTGGCGGAGATATCCCCCATACACAAGGCCGACCTGATCAAAACACCGCTTCTCGTCGTGCATGGTGAGAACGACCCCCGCGTACCGATCGGCGAGGCTCGCCAGATCATCCAGGCGATTACGGATAACGGCGGCGTGGTGGACTCGCTGATTTTCC
- a CDS encoding tetratricopeptide repeat protein, translating to MKICPQCHTEQAADTEFCACCGQRLTSGPAPESPDGAPDNLDFVITETHDASHDLVGGVVPKKTDGDLGLETTADLVQREAISGAGIGGGAVGSDTGNCSPIGDSNPTMPAPQETDTGGGTVSDEPPAGSAPSSDSTSQVRKLSDDQIKSIKQNLYGGSTEYLSDEEKLDLLKHIDRRPTDGQAADKPEKPKGFDTAPIVPPKKAGPSKPDTAAPEVKPRPQMAQRTRGVAYYAKNIVQITGEQELHEHDELIINQRQYVLRKKKLNSKLLAAIIAPVAAVAIFAIGTQFTSDITTGDGRIVGVVLDSHERPLLQAVTIRLPALGKSCRTNAQGFFKTDLIEAGSYKIECIVDGEVAATDYATVVDGEISMLTLQPSSESRTKPTVATVRPVPAEAAAESRERAQPQAAPQTGSSPTKSSKPAADRPRAASTAPQTAKIAVNTNVEVPRLSIDGSVVGAGNLTYSRLKPGKHSYSIAADGHRTATGTLELVAGKTTKLDVTLEPMSPAQKEKTYAETDYFHSGERALKANEYETAITDLTEAVRIKPSYAEAYFARAQAYERTGQNPSALDDYIRAAEQYRFKGEYNRAITAYNHCLEMDREAVPALLGRASLYLAKGEEIAAIADYETAIRFDKRNAQAYYGLGEARFNQGYYEKAVKHFKDARSLDPENPLVYQFLMLSYLADDDTNNVRKTYDKYKELASQEELSKLRSDKKFSAVMRVVETQE from the coding sequence TTGAAAATATGTCCACAGTGCCATACCGAACAGGCGGCTGACACCGAATTCTGCGCGTGTTGCGGTCAGCGCCTGACGTCGGGCCCTGCGCCTGAGTCACCTGACGGAGCCCCCGACAATCTCGACTTTGTCATCACCGAAACGCACGACGCGTCCCATGACCTAGTCGGCGGCGTAGTGCCGAAAAAGACCGACGGAGACCTCGGGCTGGAGACGACCGCCGACCTGGTCCAGCGGGAGGCGATATCCGGCGCCGGCATCGGCGGGGGCGCGGTCGGATCGGATACAGGCAACTGCTCACCGATCGGAGACAGCAACCCAACGATGCCTGCCCCGCAGGAGACGGATACCGGGGGAGGCACAGTCTCCGACGAACCGCCAGCCGGATCCGCACCCTCCAGCGACAGCACCAGCCAGGTGCGGAAGCTCTCCGATGATCAGATCAAATCCATCAAGCAAAACCTGTACGGCGGTTCGACCGAGTACCTCAGCGATGAGGAGAAGCTCGATCTTCTGAAACATATCGATCGGCGACCGACCGACGGACAGGCCGCGGACAAGCCGGAAAAACCGAAGGGCTTCGACACCGCCCCCATCGTACCACCCAAAAAAGCAGGTCCGAGCAAACCGGACACGGCAGCGCCGGAGGTCAAGCCCAGGCCGCAAATGGCCCAGCGGACCAGAGGGGTCGCATACTATGCCAAAAACATCGTCCAGATTACCGGTGAGCAGGAACTGCACGAGCACGATGAACTGATCATTAACCAGCGCCAATACGTGCTGCGCAAGAAGAAACTCAATTCCAAGCTGCTGGCCGCGATTATAGCCCCCGTTGCGGCCGTCGCCATTTTCGCGATCGGCACCCAGTTCACATCGGACATCACGACCGGAGACGGAAGAATTGTCGGAGTGGTATTAGACAGTCACGAACGCCCCTTGCTGCAGGCTGTTACGATCCGCCTGCCGGCCCTGGGCAAGTCCTGCCGAACGAACGCCCAGGGTTTTTTCAAGACCGATCTGATAGAGGCCGGCAGTTACAAGATCGAGTGCATCGTTGACGGCGAGGTGGCCGCGACCGATTACGCCACAGTGGTCGACGGCGAAATTTCAATGCTGACTCTCCAGCCTTCGTCTGAATCCCGCACCAAGCCTACCGTCGCGACCGTTCGCCCGGTACCCGCCGAAGCGGCGGCCGAATCTCGTGAGCGGGCCCAGCCGCAGGCGGCCCCGCAAACCGGCTCCAGCCCGACGAAATCCTCAAAACCGGCGGCCGACCGGCCGCGAGCGGCCAGCACAGCGCCGCAAACGGCGAAGATTGCCGTGAATACCAATGTCGAAGTCCCGCGCCTGTCTATCGACGGATCCGTCGTGGGCGCCGGCAACCTCACGTACTCACGGCTGAAACCGGGGAAACACTCCTACTCGATAGCGGCGGACGGACACCGGACGGCCACGGGCACCCTGGAACTGGTGGCCGGAAAGACGACCAAACTCGACGTCACTCTTGAACCGATGAGCCCGGCACAAAAGGAAAAGACGTACGCCGAGACGGACTACTTTCATTCGGGCGAGCGCGCCCTGAAAGCTAACGAATACGAAACCGCGATTACCGACCTCACGGAGGCGGTACGGATCAAGCCCAGTTATGCCGAGGCGTACTTCGCCCGCGCCCAGGCATACGAGCGAACGGGACAGAATCCGTCCGCCTTAGACGATTACATCCGAGCGGCGGAGCAGTACCGGTTTAAGGGCGAATACAACAGAGCGATCACCGCATACAACCACTGTCTCGAAATGGATCGAGAGGCGGTCCCCGCCCTTCTCGGCCGCGCTTCCCTTTACCTGGCCAAGGGCGAGGAGATCGCAGCCATTGCGGATTACGAAACGGCGATCAGGTTCGATAAGCGAAACGCCCAGGCGTACTACGGCCTCGGTGAAGCACGTTTCAACCAGGGGTATTATGAAAAGGCGGTCAAGCACTTCAAGGACGCGAGGTCATTGGATCCCGAGAACCCCCTGGTGTACCAGTTTCTCATGCTGAGTTACCTGGCTGACGACGATACCAACAACGTCAGGAAGACCTACGACAAGTACAAGGAGCTCGCGTCGCAGGAGGAACTCTCCAAACTGCGCTCGGACAAGAAGTTCTCCGCCGTCATGCGAGTCGTCGAAACACAGGAGTAA